From Pseudofrankia saprophytica, a single genomic window includes:
- a CDS encoding type II toxin-antitoxin system VapC family toxin yields MTVHEAAVVDTNVIAALSRYDAAELPDRILITAITLGELSFGPHATEDPMRRAGRVGLLQHVEATFDPLPYDQSAARIYGQLCAAVRAAGREPRKRAVDLMIAATAVSNQLPLYTANPDDFKGTEGIVDVVGVGPKPNSL; encoded by the coding sequence GTGACGGTCCACGAGGCCGCGGTCGTGGACACGAACGTCATCGCCGCGCTCTCGCGCTATGACGCCGCGGAGCTTCCCGACAGGATCCTGATTACGGCGATAACGCTCGGAGAACTTTCGTTCGGCCCGCACGCGACAGAAGATCCGATGAGGCGGGCTGGACGGGTTGGACTGTTGCAGCACGTGGAAGCCACCTTCGACCCGCTTCCGTACGACCAGAGCGCGGCCAGGATCTACGGCCAGCTCTGTGCCGCGGTCCGTGCGGCAGGGCGCGAGCCACGCAAACGTGCCGTCGATCTGATGATTGCCGCAACCGCCGTGAGCAATCAGCTCCCCCTCTATACAGCCAACCCGGACGACTTCAAGGGGACCGAGGGGATCGTGGACGTGGTCGGTGTCGGTCCGAAACCGAACAGCCTCTAA
- the ligA gene encoding NAD-dependent DNA ligase LigA: MSAAEAAAPTGAEEDEVAAGGVRGGAAEIPAEARARAAELTRLLDEYAYQYYVLAQPTVPDAQYDTLYRELVALEERHPALRTPDSPTQKVTETPSDLFEPVTHLERLLSLDNAFDEDEFQAWATRATREAPVDAWLCELKIDGLAVDLVYEDGVLVRAATRGDGRVGEDITANIRTLASVPARLRGSKVPALLEVRGEVFFPVAAFEALNASRAAAGKELYANPRNTAAGSLRQKDPQVTATRGLAMYVHGIGAHRGFDVPSQSAAYEAFAQLGLPVSPRYRVLGSIDEVLGYIREWGEHRHDVEHEIDGVVVKVDDFTLQGRLGATSKAPRWAIAYKYPPEEVTTRLKSIEVNVGRTGRVTPFAVLEPVVVAGSTVGLATLHNADQVKAKGVLIGDMIILRKAGDVIPEVLGPVVDLRDGTEREFVFPTHCPECGTELVRPEGEADTRCPNTVACPAQRREAIIHLASRGALDIDGLGGESAIDLIEAGRIKDIADVFHLTEASFAGLPLFERLETVRGPDGKPVKGPDGKTALRQPVPGKKVEQILKGIEAARHRPLWRLLVGLSIRHVGPAAAQALARELRSVDAIRAASLEELAVVDGVGPTIAAAAVDWFADPGHVDLLERLRAGGVTVADDGADDGPRPLAGVTVVITGSLEGWTRDSATEAVQNLGGKVSGSVSKKTSFVIAGENAGTKYDKALSLKVPILDGPGFAALLESGPEAAQALATIGEAPAGAEALDAEKALEVAETPVAAE, encoded by the coding sequence ATGAGCGCGGCCGAGGCGGCGGCGCCGACCGGCGCCGAGGAGGACGAGGTCGCCGCCGGCGGGGTCCGGGGGGGCGCGGCCGAGATCCCGGCCGAGGCCAGGGCGCGGGCCGCGGAGCTGACCCGGCTGCTCGACGAGTACGCCTACCAGTACTACGTGCTCGCCCAGCCGACCGTTCCGGACGCGCAGTACGACACGCTCTACCGCGAGCTCGTCGCCCTCGAGGAGCGCCACCCCGCGCTGCGCACGCCGGACTCGCCGACCCAGAAGGTCACCGAGACCCCGTCGGACCTGTTCGAGCCGGTGACGCACCTGGAGCGGCTGTTGTCGCTCGACAACGCGTTCGACGAGGACGAGTTCCAGGCCTGGGCGACGAGGGCCACCCGGGAGGCGCCGGTCGACGCCTGGCTGTGCGAGTTGAAGATCGACGGGCTGGCCGTCGACCTCGTCTACGAGGACGGCGTGCTGGTGCGCGCCGCGACCCGCGGCGACGGGCGGGTGGGGGAGGACATCACCGCCAACATCCGCACGCTCGCGAGCGTGCCGGCCCGGCTGCGCGGGTCGAAGGTGCCGGCGCTGCTCGAGGTCCGCGGCGAGGTGTTCTTTCCCGTCGCGGCCTTCGAGGCGCTGAACGCGTCGCGCGCCGCCGCGGGCAAGGAGCTGTACGCCAATCCGCGCAACACCGCCGCCGGCTCGCTGCGGCAGAAGGACCCGCAGGTCACGGCGACGCGCGGGCTGGCGATGTACGTGCACGGCATCGGCGCCCACCGCGGCTTCGACGTGCCCTCGCAGTCGGCGGCCTACGAGGCGTTCGCCCAGCTGGGGCTGCCCGTCTCGCCGCGCTACCGCGTCCTCGGCTCGATCGACGAGGTGCTCGGGTACATCCGCGAGTGGGGCGAGCACCGCCACGACGTCGAGCACGAGATCGACGGCGTCGTCGTCAAGGTCGACGACTTCACGCTCCAGGGCCGGCTCGGGGCCACGTCGAAGGCGCCGCGCTGGGCGATCGCCTACAAGTACCCGCCGGAGGAGGTGACGACCCGGCTGAAGTCGATCGAGGTCAACGTCGGTCGCACCGGCCGGGTCACCCCGTTCGCCGTCCTGGAGCCCGTCGTGGTCGCCGGCTCCACCGTCGGCCTTGCCACCCTGCACAACGCCGACCAGGTGAAGGCCAAAGGCGTCCTCATCGGCGACATGATCATTCTTCGCAAGGCGGGTGACGTCATCCCCGAGGTCCTCGGCCCGGTCGTCGACCTGCGGGACGGCACCGAGCGCGAGTTCGTCTTCCCGACGCACTGCCCCGAGTGCGGCACCGAGCTGGTCCGCCCCGAGGGCGAGGCCGACACCCGCTGCCCGAACACGGTCGCCTGCCCCGCCCAGCGCCGGGAGGCGATCATCCACCTCGCCTCCCGCGGCGCCCTCGACATCGACGGCCTCGGCGGGGAGAGCGCGATCGACCTGATCGAGGCCGGGCGGATCAAGGACATCGCCGACGTGTTCCACCTGACCGAGGCGTCGTTCGCCGGCCTGCCGCTGTTCGAGCGGCTGGAGACGGTCCGCGGCCCGGACGGGAAGCCGGTGAAGGGCCCGGACGGCAAGACGGCGCTGCGCCAGCCCGTGCCCGGCAAGAAGGTCGAGCAGATCCTCAAGGGGATCGAGGCGGCCCGGCACCGCCCGCTGTGGCGGCTGCTGGTCGGCCTGTCGATCCGGCACGTCGGCCCGGCCGCCGCCCAGGCGCTCGCCAGGGAGCTGCGCTCGGTCGACGCGATCCGGGCGGCCTCGCTCGAGGAGCTGGCCGTCGTCGACGGCGTGGGCCCGACTATCGCCGCCGCCGCCGTCGACTGGTTCGCCGACCCGGGGCATGTCGACCTGCTGGAGCGGCTGCGCGCCGGGGGCGTCACCGTCGCGGACGACGGCGCCGACGATGGGCCGCGCCCGCTCGCCGGCGTCACGGTCGTCATCACCGGCAGTCTGGAGGGCTGGACCCGTGACTCCGCGACCGAGGCGGTCCAGAACCTCGGCGGCAAGGTGAGCGGTTCGGTCAGCAAGAAGACCAGCTTCGTCATCGCCGGCGAGAACGCGGGCACCAAGTACGACAAGGCCCTCTCGCTGAAGGTCCCCATCCTCGACGGCCCCGGCTTCGCCGCCCTCCTCGAGAGCGGCCCCGAAGCCGCCCAGGCCCTCGCCACCATCGGCGAGGCCCCAGCCGGCGCCGAAGCCCTCGACGCCGAGAAGGCTCTTGAGGTCGCGGAGACCCCCGTGGCCGCGGAGTAG
- the mnmA gene encoding tRNA 2-thiouridine(34) synthase MnmA has product MRVLAAMSGGVDSAVAAARAVDAGHDVTGVHLALSRSPDAQRTGARGCCTVEDAHDARRAADVLGIPFYVWDLADRFETDVIEDFVAAYAAGATPNPCVRCNERIKFSAVLRRALALGFDAVVTGHHAQLSADGVLRRSVDPAKDQSYVLGTLRPEQLRRAMFPLGDTTKELVRAEAAARGLGVADKPDSHDICFVPSGDTGAWLRDRLGSQPGPIVDAATGETLGEHDGAFAFTVGQRRGLRLGRPAPDGRPRYVLGISPVTRAVTVGPAEALDVWRLAADAAVWPHEDGVEVDCAAQVRAHGDAVPATVTARDGELAVHLREPVRGTAAGQAVVLYDGDRVLGGGHILRTA; this is encoded by the coding sequence ATGCGGGTGCTCGCCGCGATGTCGGGCGGGGTCGACTCGGCGGTCGCCGCCGCCCGCGCCGTCGACGCCGGCCATGACGTCACCGGGGTCCACCTGGCGCTGTCGCGCTCCCCGGACGCGCAGCGCACCGGCGCCCGCGGCTGCTGCACGGTCGAGGACGCCCACGACGCGCGCCGCGCCGCCGACGTGCTCGGCATCCCGTTCTACGTGTGGGACCTCGCCGACCGGTTCGAGACCGACGTCATCGAGGACTTCGTCGCGGCCTACGCCGCGGGTGCCACCCCGAACCCGTGCGTGCGGTGCAACGAGCGGATCAAGTTCTCCGCCGTCCTGCGCCGCGCGCTCGCGCTCGGCTTCGACGCCGTCGTGACCGGTCACCACGCCCAGCTGTCCGCCGACGGCGTGCTGCGCCGCTCGGTCGACCCGGCCAAGGACCAGTCCTACGTGCTCGGCACGCTGCGCCCCGAGCAGCTGCGCCGGGCGATGTTCCCGCTGGGGGACACCACCAAGGAGCTGGTGCGGGCCGAGGCCGCCGCCCGCGGGCTCGGCGTCGCGGACAAGCCGGACAGCCATGACATCTGCTTCGTCCCGTCCGGCGACACCGGCGCCTGGCTGCGGGACCGGCTCGGCTCCCAGCCCGGCCCGATCGTGGACGCCGCGACCGGCGAGACGCTCGGTGAGCATGACGGCGCGTTCGCGTTCACCGTCGGCCAGCGCCGCGGCCTGCGCCTCGGCCGCCCGGCGCCCGACGGCCGCCCCCGCTACGTGCTCGGCATCTCCCCGGTGACCCGGGCGGTGACCGTCGGCCCGGCCGAGGCTCTCGACGTCTGGCGGCTCGCCGCCGACGCCGCCGTCTGGCCGCATGAGGACGGCGTCGAGGTCGACTGCGCCGCCCAGGTGCGCGCGCACGGTGACGCCGTGCCAGCCACCGTCACCGCCCGCGACGGCGAGCTGGCCGTCCACCTGCGCGAGCCGGTCCGCGGCACCGCCGCCGGCCAGGCCGTAGTCCTCTACGACGGCGACCGAGTCCTAGGCGGCGGCCACATCCTGCGCACTGCATAA
- a CDS encoding cysteine desulfurase family protein has translation MNYLDHAATTPMRPEALAAFTAAHAVAGNPSSLHAGGRRARRVVEESRESLAAQLGCRPSELIFTGGGTESDNLALKGLYWARRAADPRRRRVLVSAVEHHAVLDPAHWLGQAQGAVVEPLPVDETGLVRPETLLAALTAGPDGPDDVALVSVMWANNEVGTVQPIAELAAACQARGIPFHTDAVQAFGQVPVSFADSGVDAMTVTAHKIGGPVGVGALVLRRGLTVTALTHGGGQERDVRSGTLDTAGAAAFAAAAVAAVRDLPAEAPRLAALRDELIRQVLAKVPTAVLNGAPPGPGRLPGNAHLSFPGCEGDSLLMLLDARGIECSTGSACTSGVARPSHVLLAMGAGDDNARGSLRFSLGHTSTEADVAAVADAMAPVYERASRAGELAGLGGS, from the coding sequence GTGAACTACCTCGACCACGCGGCGACGACGCCGATGCGACCGGAGGCGCTCGCCGCGTTCACCGCGGCGCACGCCGTCGCGGGCAACCCGTCGTCCCTGCACGCGGGCGGGCGGCGGGCGCGCCGGGTCGTCGAGGAGTCGCGTGAGTCGCTGGCCGCCCAGCTCGGCTGCCGGCCGTCCGAGCTGATCTTCACCGGTGGCGGGACGGAGAGCGACAACCTCGCCCTGAAGGGCCTGTACTGGGCCCGCCGGGCAGCCGACCCGCGCCGGCGCCGGGTGCTGGTCAGCGCGGTCGAGCACCACGCCGTGCTCGACCCGGCGCACTGGCTCGGGCAGGCGCAGGGCGCGGTCGTCGAGCCGCTGCCGGTGGACGAGACCGGGCTGGTCAGGCCCGAGACGCTCCTGGCGGCGCTCACCGCCGGGCCCGACGGCCCGGACGACGTCGCCCTCGTGTCGGTGATGTGGGCGAACAACGAGGTCGGGACGGTGCAGCCGATCGCGGAGCTCGCCGCGGCCTGCCAGGCCCGCGGCATTCCCTTCCACACCGACGCCGTGCAGGCCTTCGGACAGGTACCGGTCTCGTTCGCAGATTCCGGCGTCGACGCGATGACGGTGACCGCCCACAAGATCGGGGGTCCGGTCGGGGTCGGCGCCCTGGTGCTGCGCCGGGGCCTCACCGTCACCGCGCTCACCCATGGGGGCGGGCAGGAGCGCGACGTGCGCTCCGGCACCCTCGACACCGCCGGCGCCGCTGCCTTCGCCGCGGCGGCCGTCGCGGCCGTCCGTGACCTGCCGGCCGAGGCGCCGCGCCTCGCCGCGCTGCGCGACGAGCTCATCCGCCAGGTGCTGGCCAAGGTCCCCACGGCGGTGCTCAACGGCGCGCCGCCGGGCCCGGGCCGCCTGCCCGGCAACGCCCATCTGAGCTTCCCCGGCTGCGAGGGCGACTCGCTGCTCATGCTGCTCGACGCCCGCGGCATCGAGTGCTCGACCGGCTCCGCCTGCACCTCCGGGGTGGCCCGCCCTTCGCACGTGCTGCTGGCGATGGGCGCGGGTGATGACAACGCGCGCGGGTCGCTGCGTTTCTCGTTGGGGCACACGTCGACAGAGGCCGACGTCGCCGCGGTCGCCGACGCGATGGCCCCGGTCTACGAACGCGCCAGCCGAGCCGGCGAGCTGGCGGGCCTGGGCGGTTCCTGA
- a CDS encoding glycosyltransferase — protein MLLGGSPLCLLTLSAAGGGVWEALLAGQPVGEAGPGAGALARRLVEAGLAHPAPPPPSPGCAAGVTAVLPVRNHAQGLGRLIAALAGRCAEVIVVDDGSTDGTAAAAAAAGARVLRHERPLGPAAARLAGAAAAMTPLVLFCDADVLPQDVLSPDVLPPDSDWFGVLLGHLADPAVGAVAPRVASPVPPGARAGLLARYESARSPLDLGPRPAGVRPGSRVSYVPSAVLLIRRELVGFDPAMRYGEDVDLVWRIVGAGWSVRYEPAAVVHHRPRATWAGWARQRFGYGSSAGPL, from the coding sequence GTGTTGTTAGGTGGTTCACCACTGTGTCTGCTGACGTTGTCCGCCGCTGGTGGCGGTGTTTGGGAAGCGCTGCTGGCCGGCCAGCCGGTGGGGGAGGCCGGGCCGGGCGCGGGCGCGCTCGCCCGCCGGCTCGTCGAGGCCGGCCTGGCGCATCCGGCCCCGCCGCCGCCGTCGCCGGGGTGCGCCGCCGGCGTGACGGCCGTCCTGCCGGTCCGTAACCACGCCCAGGGGCTTGGACGGCTGATCGCGGCACTCGCCGGCCGCTGCGCCGAGGTGATCGTCGTCGACGACGGCTCGACCGACGGCACCGCCGCGGCCGCGGCCGCCGCCGGCGCGCGGGTGCTGCGCCACGAACGCCCGCTCGGTCCGGCGGCCGCCAGGCTGGCGGGCGCGGCGGCCGCGATGACTCCGCTGGTCCTGTTCTGCGACGCGGACGTGCTCCCGCAGGACGTGCTTTCGCCGGATGTGCTCCCGCCGGACTCCGACTGGTTCGGCGTGCTGCTCGGACACCTCGCGGACCCCGCCGTGGGGGCGGTCGCGCCGCGGGTCGCGTCGCCGGTGCCGCCGGGTGCCCGGGCCGGGCTGCTGGCGCGCTACGAGAGCGCCCGCTCGCCGCTGGACCTCGGGCCGCGTCCGGCCGGCGTCCGGCCCGGCTCGCGGGTCTCGTACGTGCCGTCGGCGGTGTTGCTGATCCGCCGCGAGCTGGTCGGTTTCGACCCGGCGATGCGCTACGGCGAGGACGTCGACCTCGTCTGGCGGATCGTCGGCGCCGGCTGGTCGGTCCGCTACGAGCCGGCGGCCGTCGTGCACCACCGGCCGCGCGCCACCTGGGCCGGCTGGGCGCGCCAGCGGTTCGGCTACGGCTCGTCGGCCGGTCCGCTG
- the mftA gene encoding mycofactocin precursor MftA (Mycofactocin is a small molecule electron carrier derived from the final two amino acids, Val-Tyr, of MftA, the mycofactocin precursor. It plays a role in redox homeostasis and the metabolism of alcohols and aldehydes in Actinobacteria, including Mycobacterium tuberculosis.): protein MDSSAPTTDIALAGTETSATVEPIVEDLLVEDVSIDGMCGVY from the coding sequence ATGGACTCGTCGGCCCCGACGACGGACATCGCGCTTGCCGGCACGGAGACCAGCGCCACGGTCGAGCCGATCGTGGAGGACCTCCTCGTCGAGGACGTCTCCATCGACGGCATGTGCGGCGTCTACTGA
- the mftB gene encoding mycofactocin biosynthesis chaperone MftB (MftB, a small protein, is a peptide chaperone that assists the radical SAM enzyme MftC in performing two modifications to the C-terminal Val-Tyr dipeptide of the mycofactocin precursor peptide, MftA. MftB's role is analogous to the role of PqqD in the biosynthesis of PQQ, a cofactor that derives entirely from a Tyr and a Glu in the precursor PqqA.) — protein MTGTTPVGAPDGAPTSAPTPAHALARPSGASFDPARPYRLHPKVALRPERFGALAYSYDTRRLSLLKDVDLVAVVRALADAPSAGDALAAVPAAKRPAVERALARLVETGFVQPR, from the coding sequence ATGACCGGCACGACACCCGTGGGCGCGCCGGACGGCGCGCCCACCTCCGCCCCGACCCCGGCGCACGCCCTCGCCCGGCCGTCGGGGGCGTCCTTCGACCCGGCGCGGCCATACCGGCTGCACCCGAAGGTCGCCCTGCGCCCGGAGCGTTTCGGCGCGCTGGCCTACTCGTACGACACCCGCCGGCTGTCGCTGCTCAAGGACGTCGACCTGGTCGCCGTCGTCCGCGCGCTCGCCGACGCGCCGTCGGCTGGCGACGCGCTGGCCGCCGTGCCGGCCGCCAAGCGCCCCGCCGTCGAACGCGCGCTCGCCCGGCTCGTCGAGACCGGATTCGTCCAGCCACGCTGA
- the mftC gene encoding mycofactocin radical SAM maturase (MftC is a radical SAM/SPASM enzyme that catalyzes the first two steps in biosynthesis of the electron carrier mycofactocin from the terminal Val-Tyr dipeptide of the precursor peptide MftA.), whose amino-acid sequence MPAAVTAALASSAPALTPAPASASLQQELLRGLQAPICLTWEWTYACNLQCVHCLSSSGRRDPRELDTAQMRSVVDQLADLQVFYVNVGGGEPMTRPDFFEVLEYSVDHGVGVKFSTNGGMIDAEKARRLAALDYVDIQISLDGADAMTNDPVRGLGSYDRARNAMAHLADAGFGAFKLSVVVTRHNVGQLDSFAALAADHGAELRVTRLRPSGRGQDSWAQLHPTAAQQRDLHGWLLARPDVLTGDSFFHLAAYGQALPGLNLCGAGRVVCLIDPVGDVYACPFALHEHFRAGSVLDEGGFARVWRSSDLFTELREPDNPGACTSCGHYDACQGGCMAAKFFTGLPLDGPDPECVLGHGEAALAAVNPDSLPIIDNDHSKRRRLPLSVL is encoded by the coding sequence GTGCCCGCGGCCGTTACCGCCGCCCTCGCGTCCTCGGCGCCGGCACTCACGCCGGCGCCGGCGAGCGCCTCGCTGCAGCAGGAGCTGCTGCGCGGGCTTCAGGCGCCGATCTGCCTGACCTGGGAGTGGACGTACGCCTGCAACCTGCAGTGCGTGCACTGCCTGTCGTCGTCCGGCCGGCGCGACCCGCGCGAGCTCGACACGGCCCAGATGCGCTCGGTCGTCGACCAGCTGGCCGACCTGCAGGTCTTCTACGTCAACGTCGGCGGCGGCGAGCCGATGACCAGGCCCGACTTCTTCGAGGTGCTGGAGTACTCCGTCGACCACGGCGTCGGGGTGAAGTTCTCCACCAACGGCGGCATGATCGACGCGGAGAAGGCCCGCCGGCTCGCGGCGCTGGACTACGTCGACATCCAGATCTCGCTGGACGGCGCCGACGCGATGACCAACGACCCGGTCCGCGGCCTCGGCTCCTACGACCGGGCGCGCAATGCGATGGCGCACCTGGCCGACGCCGGCTTCGGCGCCTTCAAGCTGTCGGTGGTCGTCACCCGGCACAACGTCGGCCAGCTGGACTCGTTCGCCGCGCTGGCCGCCGACCACGGCGCCGAGCTGCGGGTCACCCGGCTGCGCCCGTCCGGGCGCGGCCAGGACTCGTGGGCACAGCTGCACCCGACCGCCGCGCAGCAGCGCGACCTGCACGGCTGGCTGCTCGCCCGGCCCGACGTGCTCACCGGGGACTCGTTCTTCCACCTCGCCGCCTATGGCCAGGCGCTGCCGGGCCTGAACCTGTGCGGCGCGGGCCGGGTGGTCTGCCTGATCGACCCGGTGGGCGACGTCTACGCCTGCCCGTTCGCGCTGCACGAGCACTTCCGCGCCGGCAGCGTGCTCGACGAGGGCGGGTTCGCGCGGGTGTGGCGGTCCTCCGACCTGTTCACCGAGCTGCGCGAGCCCGACAACCCCGGCGCGTGCACCTCGTGCGGCCACTACGACGCCTGCCAGGGCGGCTGCATGGCGGCGAAGTTCTTCACCGGCCTGCCGCTGGACGGCCCCGACCCGGAATGCGTGCTCGGCCACGGCGAGGCGGCGCTGGCCGCCGTCAACCCGGACAGCCTGCCGATCATCGACAACGACCACAGCAAGCGCCGCCGCCTGCCTCTCAGCGTCCTTTGA
- the cobF gene encoding precorrin-6A synthase (deacetylating) → MPRRVVLLIGMGVGDPESLTHAASRALASADVLFTVDKGEAKADLNALRARVCAAYAGPGLRVVEVDEPERDRAPADYQAEVRRWHAARAAVWAKALLTELDEGGRGAFLVWGDPALYDSSLRILDDIRERGLVDVDVQVVPGISSVQALTARHRIPLNTVGGSVHITTGRRLAAEAAGLDSVVVMLDGAAAWQGLDAADWDIYWGAYLGGDDEIALAGPLAELSARIAAVKREARARKGWIMDVYLLRRRR, encoded by the coding sequence GTGCCGCGGCGGGTCGTGCTGCTGATCGGGATGGGGGTCGGCGACCCGGAGTCGCTCACGCACGCGGCCAGCCGCGCGCTGGCCAGCGCCGACGTCCTGTTCACCGTCGACAAGGGCGAGGCGAAGGCCGACCTGAACGCGCTGCGTGCCCGGGTCTGCGCCGCGTACGCCGGGCCCGGTCTGCGGGTCGTCGAGGTCGACGAGCCGGAGCGGGACCGGGCGCCCGCCGACTACCAGGCCGAGGTGCGCCGCTGGCACGCCGCGCGCGCGGCGGTCTGGGCCAAGGCCCTGCTCACGGAGCTCGACGAGGGCGGCCGGGGCGCGTTCCTGGTGTGGGGCGACCCGGCGCTCTACGACAGCTCGCTGCGCATCCTCGACGACATCCGGGAACGCGGGCTGGTCGACGTCGACGTCCAGGTGGTTCCCGGCATCTCCAGCGTGCAGGCGCTGACCGCGCGGCACCGGATCCCGCTGAACACCGTCGGCGGGTCGGTCCACATCACCACCGGCCGGCGGCTGGCGGCCGAGGCGGCTGGCCTCGACTCCGTCGTCGTCATGCTCGACGGCGCCGCGGCCTGGCAGGGCCTCGACGCGGCCGACTGGGACATCTACTGGGGCGCCTACCTCGGCGGGGACGACGAGATCGCGCTCGCCGGCCCGCTCGCCGAGCTCAGCGCCCGGATCGCGGCCGTCAAGCGCGAGGCCCGCGCCCGCAAGGGCTGGATCATGGACGTGTACCTCCTGCGACGTCGGCGGTAA